Proteins found in one Microcella daejeonensis genomic segment:
- a CDS encoding NUDIX hydrolase has product MTQPPPLPPPHLRDPGDAWVEGPDGQRFWGRFGAAGLLAWHPTAGILLQHRAEWSHHGGTWGIPGGARKLDESAADAALRESKEEAGVPPGAVTVLFESVVDLGFWSYTTVVVRVEELFDPVVADLESLELRWVALDAVDALPLHPGFAASWPGLRERLPAL; this is encoded by the coding sequence ATGACCCAGCCGCCGCCCCTGCCGCCGCCGCACCTGCGGGATCCGGGCGATGCGTGGGTCGAGGGGCCCGACGGGCAGCGCTTCTGGGGCCGCTTCGGTGCTGCCGGGCTGCTGGCCTGGCACCCGACCGCGGGGATCCTGCTGCAGCACCGGGCCGAGTGGTCGCACCACGGCGGCACCTGGGGCATTCCGGGCGGGGCGCGCAAGCTCGACGAGTCGGCGGCCGATGCGGCGCTGCGCGAGTCGAAGGAGGAGGCCGGCGTGCCGCCCGGGGCCGTCACCGTACTGTTCGAGAGCGTCGTCGACCTCGGCTTCTGGTCGTACACGACGGTCGTCGTGCGGGTCGAGGAGCTGTTCGACCCGGTGGTCGCCGATCTCGAGAGCCTCGAACTGCGCTGGGTCGCCCTCGACGCGGTGGATGCTCTGCCGCTGCACCCCGGATTCGCCGCGAGCTGGCCGGGCCTGCGCGAGCGGCTGCCCGCGCTCTAG